A stretch of Paenibacillus mucilaginosus 3016 DNA encodes these proteins:
- the cysW gene encoding sulfate ABC transporter permease subunit CysW: protein MAGYVATAVRTKTAAAGRPRHITESGLVRGILITIALLFLGFLLILPLVSIFVEAFRKGWEVYEAALVEADAAAAIRLTLTVAAIAVPLNLVFGVAAAWAITKFRFKGKNLLITLIDLPFAVSPVISGLIFVLLFGAKGWFGPWLQENDIKIIFALPGIVLATIFVTFPFVARELLPVMQAQGTLEEEAAVTLGAKGWRIFWKVTLPNIKWGLLYGVILCNARAMGEFGAVSVVSGHIRGATNTMPLHIQILYNEYNFAGSFAMASLLVLLAVVTLAVKSIIEWKHGQQRPEEE from the coding sequence ATGGCCGGTTATGTAGCCACCGCCGTCCGCACCAAGACGGCTGCCGCCGGGAGACCCCGGCATATAACGGAATCCGGACTCGTCCGGGGGATTCTGATCACGATTGCCCTGCTGTTCCTGGGGTTCCTGCTGATTCTGCCGCTTGTCAGCATCTTCGTCGAAGCCTTCCGCAAGGGCTGGGAGGTGTACGAGGCGGCGCTGGTCGAAGCGGATGCGGCCGCAGCGATCCGCCTGACGCTCACCGTGGCGGCGATCGCGGTCCCGCTGAACCTGGTGTTCGGGGTTGCGGCCGCTTGGGCGATCACGAAGTTCCGCTTCAAGGGCAAGAACCTGCTCATCACGCTGATTGACCTGCCTTTTGCCGTATCCCCGGTCATCTCGGGCCTGATCTTCGTCCTCCTGTTCGGGGCGAAGGGCTGGTTCGGGCCGTGGCTTCAGGAGAACGACATCAAGATCATCTTCGCCCTGCCGGGCATCGTGCTGGCCACGATCTTCGTCACCTTCCCCTTCGTCGCCCGGGAGCTGCTTCCGGTGATGCAGGCGCAGGGAACGCTCGAGGAAGAAGCCGCCGTCACCCTGGGGGCCAAGGGATGGCGGATCTTCTGGAAGGTGACGCTGCCGAATATCAAGTGGGGACTGCTCTACGGCGTGATTCTCTGCAATGCGAGAGCGATGGGCGAGTTCGGCGCCGTCTCCGTGGTCTCGGGCCATATCCGGGGGGCGACGAACACGATGCCGCTGCACATTCAGATTCTGTACAACGAATATAATTTTGCGGGTTCCTTCGCCATGGCGTCCCTGCTGGTACTTCTCGCTGTGGTTACCCTGGCGGTCAAGAGCATCATCGAGTGGAAACATGGGCAGCAGCGCCCGGAGGAGGAGTAA
- a CDS encoding sulfate/molybdate ABC transporter ATP-binding protein yields the protein MHIEARHLTKSFGSFRATDNVSFGIEKGKLIGLLGPSGGGKTTILRMLAGLEEPDSGDILFHGQRVNDLAPQARGIGFVFQNYALFRHMTVFDNIAFGLTVQKKSKAQIKARVEELIELTGLKGLTGRLPHQLSGGQRQRVAFARAIAPEPQLLLLDEPFAAIDAKVRKELRTWLKEMIDRVGITTIFVTHDQEEAVEVADQIMIINHGRLEQQGTPIEIYKKPRTPFVAGFIGESNQLGDISNLKGFEADLLPNARAIIRPEFIEIGRPGEVSYPSAAEQGTVKQVYFRGINWQVEVEVEGDRLFAYRSPELPELKIGEQVQVLIHRVYLFNEQDQLTQENGLKGDPMPVHI from the coding sequence ATGCATATCGAGGCCAGACACTTGACGAAAAGCTTTGGCAGCTTCCGGGCGACGGATAACGTAAGCTTCGGTATAGAGAAAGGAAAGCTGATCGGCCTGCTGGGCCCGAGCGGCGGAGGCAAGACAACGATCCTGCGGATGCTCGCCGGGCTCGAGGAGCCCGACAGCGGCGATATCCTGTTCCATGGGCAGCGGGTCAACGACCTGGCGCCGCAGGCCCGGGGCATCGGCTTCGTCTTCCAGAACTATGCGCTGTTCCGGCATATGACCGTATTCGATAACATCGCCTTTGGGCTGACCGTGCAGAAGAAGAGCAAGGCGCAGATCAAGGCCCGGGTGGAGGAGCTCATCGAGCTCACCGGGCTGAAGGGCCTCACCGGCCGGCTGCCGCACCAGCTCTCCGGCGGACAGCGCCAGCGGGTCGCGTTCGCCCGGGCCATTGCGCCGGAGCCGCAGCTGCTGCTGCTCGACGAGCCGTTCGCGGCCATCGACGCCAAGGTCCGCAAGGAGCTGCGGACGTGGCTCAAAGAGATGATCGACCGCGTAGGGATCACGACGATCTTCGTTACCCACGACCAGGAGGAAGCGGTCGAGGTGGCGGACCAGATCATGATCATCAACCACGGACGGCTCGAGCAGCAGGGAACGCCGATCGAGATCTACAAGAAGCCGCGCACGCCGTTCGTCGCCGGGTTTATCGGCGAATCGAACCAGCTGGGGGACATCTCGAACCTGAAGGGCTTCGAGGCGGACCTGCTGCCGAACGCCAGGGCGATCATCCGTCCCGAGTTCATCGAGATCGGACGGCCGGGTGAGGTATCTTATCCTTCGGCGGCCGAGCAGGGCACGGTGAAGCAGGTCTACTTCCGCGGGATCAACTGGCAGGTGGAAGTGGAGGTCGAAGGCGACAGGCTGTTCGCCTACCGGTCGCCGGAGCTGCCGGAGCTGAAGATCGGCGAGCAGGTGCAGGTGCTGATCCACCGGGTCTACCTGTTCAACGAGCAGGATCAGCTTACCCAGGAGAACGGGCTCAAAGGCGATCCGATGCCGGTGCACATTTAA
- a CDS encoding alpha/beta hydrolase family protein — protein sequence MEHHITIRSTEGLELAATLHYPEGEGAAGRTCGKYPVIIIAHGFVGTRIGVDRLFVLAAREFAKTGYMVLRFDYGGCGESTGEYGAGGLDSMIDQTRSVIDYVLDIDCVDPQRVILLGHSLGGAVSVLTAARDKRIKTLVLWSAVGYPFNDIVGITGKAAYEEAVQKGSVDYLGYSLQPVFFESLQKHQPFEQLRKFNGDVLLVHGTADEVIPVDYCFLFQKLFWLRSQGQCDKEVIFQADHTFTGAKAKAQLLSKTRDWLLYIDKRKQEWNDWTI from the coding sequence ATGGAACATCATATCACGATACGCAGCACAGAAGGGCTCGAGCTCGCTGCTACGCTGCATTACCCCGAAGGGGAAGGAGCTGCCGGGAGGACGTGCGGGAAGTACCCGGTGATCATCATCGCCCACGGCTTCGTAGGCACACGCATCGGCGTGGACCGGCTGTTCGTCCTGGCCGCCCGGGAGTTCGCCAAGACCGGCTACATGGTGCTCCGCTTCGATTACGGCGGATGCGGGGAGAGCACCGGCGAGTACGGGGCCGGGGGCCTCGATTCGATGATCGACCAGACGCGCAGTGTCATCGACTATGTGCTCGACATCGACTGCGTCGATCCGCAGCGGGTCATCCTGCTGGGACACAGCCTGGGAGGCGCCGTATCGGTGCTCACCGCGGCCCGCGACAAGCGGATCAAGACGCTGGTCCTCTGGTCGGCGGTAGGCTACCCGTTCAACGACATCGTAGGGATCACCGGCAAAGCCGCTTACGAAGAGGCGGTGCAGAAAGGCTCTGTCGACTACCTGGGCTATTCGCTCCAGCCGGTGTTCTTCGAATCGCTGCAGAAGCATCAGCCGTTCGAGCAGCTTCGCAAATTCAACGGCGACGTGCTGCTCGTGCACGGTACGGCCGACGAGGTCATTCCGGTCGATTACTGCTTCCTGTTCCAGAAGCTGTTCTGGCTGCGGAGCCAGGGCCAGTGCGACAAGGAAGTGATTTTCCAGGCGGACCACACCTTCACCGGTGCGAAAGCGAAAGCGCAGCTGCTGAGCAAGACCCGCGACTGGCTGCTCTATATCGACAAGCGCAAGCAGGAGTGGAACGACTGGACGATTTGA
- a CDS encoding YezD family protein produces MAKPLDVDELWTKRIIGSVNGLEYGTVQIVVHDGRIVQIERTERKRFESDTASQRTAAEPKQHKRTP; encoded by the coding sequence ATGGCTAAGCCGCTGGATGTAGATGAATTGTGGACGAAACGGATTATCGGAAGTGTTAACGGGCTGGAATACGGTACCGTTCAGATCGTAGTACATGACGGACGAATTGTGCAGATCGAGAGAACGGAACGCAAGCGGTTTGAATCCGACACGGCCTCCCAGCGGACTGCTGCTGAACCGAAGCAGCACAAGCGGACACCTTAG
- the ssuE gene encoding NADPH-dependent FMN reductase, with translation MPTIAIISGSPSPSSRLNGVLQSVEAKLKEAGIELEWVHVHQLPPEDLVYTKFDSPSIIEANRIVERAAGVVVATPIYKASYTGVLKAFLDLIPQKGLEGKVILPLAIGGTLAHLLAIDYALKPVLSALGARNQLQGVYALDTQVKRLEEGGFEVSDELAGRLHQAAADLAGEVRLLHGASAVSNPNDEGAATA, from the coding sequence ATGCCAACCATTGCGATCATTTCCGGAAGTCCGTCCCCCAGCTCCCGCCTGAACGGAGTGCTGCAAAGTGTCGAAGCGAAGCTGAAGGAAGCGGGCATCGAGCTGGAATGGGTGCACGTGCACCAGCTTCCGCCCGAGGATCTCGTCTATACGAAGTTTGATTCCCCTTCGATTATCGAAGCGAACCGCATCGTCGAACGTGCGGCGGGGGTGGTCGTGGCCACGCCGATCTATAAAGCTTCCTATACGGGCGTGCTCAAGGCTTTCCTTGATCTGATCCCGCAGAAAGGCCTGGAAGGCAAAGTAATCCTTCCGCTGGCCATTGGCGGAACGCTCGCTCATCTGCTCGCCATCGACTACGCGCTGAAGCCGGTCTTATCGGCGCTCGGCGCACGCAACCAGCTGCAGGGCGTGTACGCGCTGGACACCCAGGTGAAGCGGCTGGAGGAAGGCGGCTTTGAGGTTTCGGATGAGCTTGCCGGCCGTCTGCATCAGGCCGCTGCCGATCTCGCGGGCGAAGTGCGGCTGCTGCACGGAGCCTCCGCCGTATCGAATCCGAATGACGAAGGAGCTGCGACTGCATGA
- a CDS encoding sulfonate ABC transporter substrate-binding protein, which yields MIASVLRRTLQAGLLITLVTALAACGTAAPQGTQGTAPAAQEAKGAEPSAKAKEVRIGFQKYGTMNFLKAEGKLDARLKEAGYTVNWTEFPGGPQLLEALNVGSLDLGHTGEAPPIFAQAAGAPLVYLAHEPASPKSEAILVPENSPLKSVAELKGKKVALNKGSNVHYLLVKQLEKAGLKYGDIQTVFLPPADARVAFERGSVDAWVIWDPFFAAAQTATKARVLADGTDVVSNHEFYLAARSFAENNREVTAILLEELNKVDEWAKTNQGELAKLLSPQLGIDIPSLETASKRREYGVLPIDDKVIAEQQKIADTFLQVGLIPKPIQVKEAVLSK from the coding sequence ATGATTGCCTCGGTGCTGAGAAGAACGCTTCAAGCCGGTTTACTGATAACGCTGGTTACCGCTCTTGCCGCCTGCGGCACAGCCGCCCCTCAGGGAACGCAGGGGACCGCCCCCGCTGCACAGGAGGCCAAAGGAGCGGAGCCTTCCGCCAAGGCGAAGGAGGTGCGCATCGGGTTTCAGAAGTACGGGACGATGAACTTCCTCAAGGCGGAAGGGAAGCTGGACGCGCGTCTGAAGGAAGCGGGCTATACCGTGAACTGGACGGAGTTCCCCGGGGGGCCTCAGCTGCTTGAAGCGCTGAATGTCGGCTCCCTGGACCTCGGGCATACCGGGGAAGCGCCGCCGATCTTTGCGCAGGCTGCCGGTGCGCCGCTGGTGTATCTGGCCCACGAGCCGGCAAGCCCGAAGAGCGAGGCGATCCTTGTGCCGGAGAACTCCCCGCTGAAGAGCGTGGCGGAGCTGAAGGGCAAGAAGGTGGCGCTGAACAAAGGCTCCAACGTGCATTATCTGCTCGTCAAACAGCTGGAGAAGGCCGGCCTGAAGTACGGTGACATCCAGACCGTCTTCCTCCCTCCGGCCGATGCGCGGGTGGCCTTCGAGCGGGGCAGCGTCGATGCCTGGGTGATCTGGGATCCGTTCTTCGCGGCAGCCCAGACGGCAACCAAGGCGCGCGTGCTGGCCGACGGGACGGACGTCGTATCGAACCATGAGTTCTATCTTGCTGCCCGCAGCTTCGCGGAGAATAACCGGGAGGTCACGGCGATTCTGCTCGAAGAGCTGAACAAGGTGGATGAGTGGGCGAAGACGAACCAGGGAGAACTCGCGAAGCTGCTCTCTCCGCAGCTCGGCATCGATATCCCTTCGCTGGAGACGGCCTCGAAGCGCCGGGAATACGGGGTGCTGCCAATCGACGACAAAGTGATTGCGGAGCAGCAGAAAATTGCCGACACGTTCCTTCAGGTGGGATTGATTCCGAAGCCGATTCAAGTGAAGGAAGCCGTGCTTTCCAAATAA